One genomic region from Candidatus Nitrosopumilus koreensis AR1 encodes:
- the hflX gene encoding GTPase HflX — MKSAILITYDKDDVINEAKGLCDAAGLQVVHIIKQKFLKKPKYGISGGILEKLEEISEKIRPDVIVFDEILKPSQNYNLASVLHREILDREALILEIFESRASSSESKLQVKLAQLRYEMARAKEKVRLSSMGEQPGFMGIGKFEVDVYYNDIKHRMQTVRSKLEKAGKQRELHRQGRKKMGFKTISLAGYTSAGKTTLFNKMTGETKIQSSELFTTLSTTTRRVTINQVPFLISDTVGFISKLPAYMIDAFKSTLEELGHTDIIIVVIDISDSLFELKKKFSSCMRTLSELGVEKDRMVYALNKSDLLENSEIEEKIETLNLTDNKKWIPVSAKTGKNTEKLKELIKDILESYDSYQFENKGIEKTYGN; from the coding sequence ATGAAATCAGCCATTTTAATCACATATGACAAGGACGACGTGATTAATGAAGCAAAAGGACTTTGTGATGCAGCAGGATTACAGGTTGTCCACATAATTAAACAAAAATTCTTGAAAAAGCCAAAGTACGGTATAAGTGGAGGAATTTTAGAGAAGCTTGAAGAGATTTCAGAAAAGATCAGGCCAGATGTAATTGTGTTTGATGAGATTTTAAAACCAAGTCAAAATTATAACTTGGCATCAGTTTTGCATAGAGAAATTTTAGACAGAGAAGCACTAATTCTTGAAATTTTTGAAAGCAGAGCATCAAGCTCAGAATCAAAATTACAAGTAAAGTTAGCACAATTAAGATATGAAATGGCCAGAGCAAAAGAAAAAGTTCGACTTTCGAGCATGGGAGAACAACCAGGATTTATGGGAATAGGAAAATTTGAGGTCGATGTTTACTATAATGACATTAAACATAGAATGCAAACAGTTAGATCCAAACTTGAAAAAGCTGGAAAACAAAGAGAGTTACATAGACAAGGAAGAAAAAAAATGGGATTCAAAACAATCTCACTTGCAGGATATACTTCAGCAGGAAAAACAACATTGTTTAACAAGATGACAGGAGAAACAAAAATTCAAAGTAGTGAATTGTTTACAACACTTTCAACTACTACACGAAGAGTTACAATTAATCAAGTGCCATTTTTAATATCAGATACAGTAGGTTTTATCAGCAAATTACCTGCTTACATGATTGATGCATTCAAATCAACGTTAGAAGAATTAGGTCATACAGATATCATCATAGTAGTAATAGATATCAGCGATTCATTATTTGAATTGAAGAAGAAATTTTCTAGCTGTATGAGAACATTAAGTGAACTAGGAGTTGAAAAAGACAGGATGGTGTATGCACTAAATAAATCAGATTTGTTAGAAAACAGTGAGATTGAAGAAAAAATAGAAACACTCAATCTAACAGACAATAAAAAATGGATTCCAGTTTCGGCAAAAACGGGTAAAAATACAGAAAAACTCAAGGAATTGATTAAGGATATTTTGGAAAGTTATGATTCTTACCAATTTGAAAATAAAGGAATTGAAAAGACCTATGGAAATTGA
- a CDS encoding tRNA (cytidine(56)-2'-O)-methyltransferase gives MEIEVVRIGQRLVRDDRVTTHVALVSRAFGASKIFMTEVNPEIKDTLRKINETWGGNFTVEFIEKWKSVIKKKKEDNFKIVHLSMYGEKINEVQEKIRKEEKLLVVVGAEKVPREIYEVADYNVGVGSQPHSEISALAILLDRIQTGQQFEKEFPNAKRKIIPTKTGKNVQVKETRD, from the coding sequence ATGGAAATTGAAGTAGTTAGAATTGGACAGAGATTAGTCAGAGACGACAGAGTTACAACCCATGTAGCATTAGTATCAAGGGCATTTGGAGCATCAAAAATATTCATGACAGAAGTTAATCCAGAGATAAAAGATACTTTGAGAAAAATTAATGAAACATGGGGAGGAAATTTTACAGTTGAATTTATTGAAAAATGGAAATCAGTTATCAAGAAGAAAAAAGAAGACAATTTCAAAATAGTACATCTTTCAATGTATGGTGAAAAAATTAATGAAGTTCAAGAAAAGATTCGTAAAGAAGAAAAATTGTTAGTTGTTGTAGGAGCTGAAAAAGTTCCCAGAGAGATTTACGAGGTGGCAGATTATAATGTGGGAGTGGGCAGTCAACCTCATTCTGAAATAAGCGCTCTTGCCATACTATTAGATCGTATTCAGACAGGTCAACAATTTGAGAAAGAATTTCCAAATGCAAAAAGAAAGATTATACCCACAAAAACAGGCAAAAATGTACAAGTAAAGGAAACAAGGGATTAA
- a CDS encoding NAD-dependent succinate-semialdehyde dehydrogenase — protein sequence MNQITTVNPTTGKEINTFSPMDRDQVFELVRKAKRAFPEWKKDYEKRRSYIYNLVEHLKKNKTELAKIATSEMGKALKESIGEVEKCAWALEFYADHGDSFLSDEVLNTDARKSFLTFEPLGVIGSIMPWNFPYWQALRFAAPCLMAGNVIVMKPSRITMQSGIEIEKAFTEAGIPEGVFSTVTGSVDSANHLIDSEVNAVTFTGSTNAGAKVGERSAMNLKKCVLELGGSDPFIVLDDAIIEKAAEGAVKGRFINCGQSCVASKRFFVGKNIAKDFIELFIKKASQLKVGDPMSMDTDIGPISNKDGLETISGIVEDAKEKGAEVLLGGEKIEGNGYFYKPTILTNITPDMRIAKEETFGPVAPITIVENESEAIKLANDSEFGLGASIWTQDLAKADKMSRRIESGIVSVNNVVISDPRIPFGGIKHSGFGRELSRYGMLEFVNLKSVRFYDNLTHHHYVE from the coding sequence TTGAATCAAATTACTACAGTAAATCCCACTACAGGTAAAGAGATCAACACATTTTCACCAATGGATAGAGATCAAGTATTTGAATTAGTTAGAAAAGCAAAAAGGGCATTTCCTGAATGGAAAAAAGATTATGAGAAACGTCGAAGTTACATTTACAATTTAGTTGAACACCTTAAGAAAAACAAAACAGAGTTAGCAAAAATTGCAACTAGTGAGATGGGAAAAGCACTCAAAGAATCAATTGGTGAAGTTGAAAAATGTGCTTGGGCCTTGGAATTTTATGCAGATCATGGAGATAGTTTTCTTTCAGACGAAGTCTTAAACACAGATGCAAGGAAGAGTTTTCTTACATTTGAACCATTAGGAGTAATTGGTTCTATTATGCCATGGAATTTTCCATATTGGCAAGCTCTAAGATTTGCAGCTCCATGTTTAATGGCAGGTAATGTAATTGTGATGAAACCATCCAGAATTACCATGCAATCAGGAATTGAAATTGAAAAAGCATTCACAGAAGCAGGGATACCAGAGGGAGTGTTTTCAACTGTAACTGGAAGTGTTGATTCTGCAAACCATCTAATTGATTCAGAAGTTAATGCAGTGACATTTACTGGCAGTACTAATGCAGGAGCAAAAGTTGGAGAAAGATCTGCCATGAATCTAAAAAAATGTGTTTTAGAGTTAGGAGGAAGTGATCCTTTCATAGTTTTAGATGATGCCATCATAGAAAAAGCGGCTGAAGGCGCAGTTAAAGGCAGATTTATCAATTGTGGGCAAAGTTGTGTAGCCTCAAAAAGATTCTTTGTGGGCAAGAATATTGCTAAAGACTTTATTGAATTGTTTATCAAAAAAGCATCTCAACTAAAAGTAGGAGACCCAATGTCAATGGATACAGATATTGGTCCAATTTCTAATAAAGACGGGTTAGAAACAATTTCTGGAATTGTTGAAGATGCAAAGGAAAAAGGTGCCGAAGTACTGTTAGGAGGAGAAAAGATAGAAGGTAACGGATATTTCTACAAACCAACAATTCTAACAAACATTACACCAGACATGAGAATTGCAAAAGAAGAAACATTTGGACCAGTTGCTCCAATAACTATTGTTGAAAATGAAAGTGAGGCAATTAAATTGGCTAATGATAGTGAATTTGGATTAGGTGCCAGTATATGGACACAAGATCTTGCAAAAGCAGATAAAATGTCAAGAAGGATTGAATCAGGAATTGTAAGTGTAAATAATGTAGTTATCTCAGATCCAAGAATTCCTTTTGGAGGAATAAAACATAGTGGTTTTGGAAGAGAGTTATCAAGATATGGGATGTTAGAATTTGTAAATCTAAAATCAGTTAGATTCTACGACAACTTGACACATCATCATTACGTAGAATAA
- a CDS encoding hemerythrin domain-containing protein: MSTASLRRDHDLIEKVIKAMDATIQLLNENKKIPESILLPVIDFSKNFTDVCHHSKEENSLFPALEQAGMPKNMGPIAMMLMDHERSREIGSNMEASAKEYLSSGDSTKLISDMKQYVEHITEHLWKENNRLFMMAEARLQYVAQKVDGELNEIETEKLNGLGKSRKHYEDLAENLTRDVAEQGN; the protein is encoded by the coding sequence ATGTCAACTGCATCATTAAGACGTGATCATGATTTAATTGAAAAAGTTATCAAAGCAATGGATGCAACTATCCAATTATTAAACGAAAATAAAAAAATTCCTGAATCTATCTTACTTCCTGTAATTGATTTTTCCAAAAACTTTACCGATGTTTGTCATCATAGTAAAGAAGAAAATTCTTTGTTTCCTGCATTAGAACAAGCTGGAATGCCAAAAAATATGGGACCTATAGCAATGATGTTGATGGATCATGAACGTTCTAGAGAAATTGGATCAAACATGGAGGCTTCTGCAAAAGAATACCTTTCTTCAGGTGATTCTACAAAACTGATTAGTGATATGAAACAATATGTTGAACATATCACAGAACACCTTTGGAAAGAAAATAATCGATTGTTTATGATGGCAGAAGCTCGTTTGCAATATGTAGCACAAAAGGTTGATGGTGAATTAAACGAGATTGAAACCGAAAAACTCAACGGTTTGGGAAAATCACGAAAACACTATGAAGATCTGGCTGAAAATCTCACACGAGATGTTGCTGAGCAAGGAAATTAG
- a CDS encoding 2,5-diamino-6-(ribosylamino)-4(3H)-pyrimidinone 5'-phosphate reductase — protein MENSRPHVILSAAISVDGKIATKTNDSKLSSKEDIKRLHKLRSSVDAILVGKNTISRDNPMLTVRHTKGQNPTRIILDSEGSISKTSKILQSSHQVPTIIATSKKITNANLAKLQKFPIEIITVGKNSVNLKLLLKKLSEKNIKTILVEGGGTVNWEFVKHDFFDEMIITLSPFLIGGDDSISYLRGTGFSKISNSPNLRLKSVKRLKNHLVLHYEKL, from the coding sequence ATGGAAAACTCTAGACCTCATGTTATTCTTAGTGCAGCAATATCTGTTGATGGAAAAATTGCAACAAAAACAAATGATTCAAAACTTTCATCTAAAGAAGATATCAAGAGACTACACAAATTACGTTCTAGTGTAGATGCAATTCTTGTGGGAAAAAATACTATATCTCGTGATAACCCTATGCTGACTGTTCGTCACACTAAAGGGCAAAATCCGACTAGGATTATTTTAGATTCTGAAGGAAGCATCTCTAAAACATCAAAAATTCTACAATCAAGCCACCAAGTTCCTACCATTATTGCAACATCTAAAAAAATTACTAACGCCAACCTTGCAAAATTACAAAAATTTCCCATTGAAATAATCACTGTTGGCAAAAATTCTGTTAATCTAAAATTATTACTAAAAAAACTCTCTGAAAAAAATATCAAAACAATCCTTGTTGAAGGTGGGGGAACCGTAAATTGGGAATTTGTTAAGCATGACTTTTTTGATGAAATGATTATCACCTTGTCACCATTCTTAATTGGTGGTGATGATTCTATATCCTATTTACGTGGTACAGGATTCAGCAAAATTTCCAATTCTCCAAATCTTAGACTCAAATCAGTAAAGAGGCTCAAGAATCATCTAGTTCTACATTATGAAAAGCTCTAA